DNA sequence from the Acetobacteroides hydrogenigenes genome:
TATTACTCAAACACTTATTTCGAATGAGAAAGAGACTACTTGTTGCCTTTGGAGCACTACTGATGCTGGCAAGCGCTAGCGCAGCACCCAAAGCAAATAACGAGAGCGCCAAGTTGAATCAGCAAATTAACCAGCAGCTGATGGCTCGTCAGAAGCAGTTTAAGGGAAAGGTTCCCGAACTGCTCACCTACGTAAACGGCAAGCTACCCAAGCAGGAAGCTGAAGCAATGAAGTTCCTAGTAGCCTATATGCCGCTTAGCGACATCACCATGCACAGTGGCAAGTACGTTCATGCACAGGTAAAATCCAGCCTCGAGGCACGCAGCTTCTTCAGCTGGGGCAAAACAATTCCAGACAACATCTTCCGCCACTTCGTACTTCCCTACCGCATCAACAATGAATATACAGATACGGCTCGTCAGGTATTTTTCCATGAACTTAAGAATCGAATTAAGGGAATGAACATGCACGATGCTGCCCTCGAGGTAAACCACTGGTGCCACGAGAAGGTTACTTACCGCAGCACCGACGAGCGCACCTCTGGTCCGCTTACCGCTGTTCGCACCGCCTTTGGGCGTTGCGGCGAGGAGAGCACCTTTGCCGTTGCCGCCCTTCGCGCAGTAGGCATTCCTGCACGTCAGGTATACACCCCACGTTGGGCGCACACCGACGACAACCACGCCTGGGTAGAAGTTTGGATTGATGGACAATGGCACTTTATGGGAGCCTGCGAACCTGAGTCTGACCTCGATTTAGGATGGTTTGCTGGTCCAGCCAAACGAGCAATGATGACCCATACCGTTGCTTTTGGAAAGTATAAAGGCCCAGAAGAGGTCCTTGAGGCTGATCCGCTATTTACCCGTATCAACCTACTAAAGAACTACACCAATACCCGCAAGGTGGACGTATTGGTGGTTAACGCTGCCGGGAAACCAGAAAAGGGCGCTAAGGTGGAGTTCATGGTGTACAACTACGCCGAGTTCTACCCCATTGCCACCAAGTACAGCAGCGTACAAGGAACCAGCTCTGCCATCACCGGATATGGCGATCTTATCGTTTGGGCATCCAAGGGTGGCCGCTACGGATTTACTAAGGTTAAGGCCACCAGCAACGGTGTGCAAAAAGTAGTGATTGCTGAACCAAATAAGTCCAACCGTACCGAGCTGCTGGAGTTAACCCCTCCTATTGCGCTATCGGTACCTGCAGCTAATGCCGAGAAGGCAGCCCTCAACAACAAGCGCCTGCACATAGAGGATAGCATCCGCAACAGCTACGTTGCCACCTTTATCGATTCGGCTTCTGTGGCACGCTTGGCAACCAGCAAGGGGCTTGCTCCTGCTGATATCCACACCTTCTTTATTCAAAGCCGTGGCAACTGGCGCGAGCTTAAGCAGTTTGTAGAGGGATTAAACAGCAACAACCTACATGCAGGAATCGCCATCCTAAAATCGCTATCCGAAAAGGATTTTCACGATTTCACAGCAGCTATCCTCAACAACCACCTTGCCAGCCTAAGCAACGTTGCTCCTGCATCGGACATCGTAGAGAAGTTTGTTTGGGGCGTACGCGTAGGTCGCGAGTGGATTACCCCATGGCGCAGTTTCCTAAAGCAGCAGCTACCAGCCAGCCTTCAACAGCAAATCCGTAGCAACCCAATAGCTGCTGCCGAGTGGATTAAGAAGGAGGTAGCGCTCGATACCGTATCGAACTACTACAACGTTCCGCTTAGCCCCGAGGCTGTATTCAACCACCGCGTGGCCGACCGCTACTCGCGCAACCTACTTTTCGTTACCATCTGTAGAACGCTGGATATCCCTGCCCGCTTCGAGCCTGCTACCCGTACTCCACAGTACTACAGCAACGGTGCTTGGGTAGATGTACAGTTCGAGGCATCGCGCCCAGCAACTACTGCCAGAGGAACGCTGACGCTTACCAACCCATCGAAGGATAAGTCGTTTACACCACAATACTACCCTAACTACACCATC
Encoded proteins:
- a CDS encoding transglutaminase domain-containing protein; this encodes MRKRLLVAFGALLMLASASAAPKANNESAKLNQQINQQLMARQKQFKGKVPELLTYVNGKLPKQEAEAMKFLVAYMPLSDITMHSGKYVHAQVKSSLEARSFFSWGKTIPDNIFRHFVLPYRINNEYTDTARQVFFHELKNRIKGMNMHDAALEVNHWCHEKVTYRSTDERTSGPLTAVRTAFGRCGEESTFAVAALRAVGIPARQVYTPRWAHTDDNHAWVEVWIDGQWHFMGACEPESDLDLGWFAGPAKRAMMTHTVAFGKYKGPEEVLEADPLFTRINLLKNYTNTRKVDVLVVNAAGKPEKGAKVEFMVYNYAEFYPIATKYSSVQGTSSAITGYGDLIVWASKGGRYGFTKVKATSNGVQKVVIAEPNKSNRTELLELTPPIALSVPAANAEKAALNNKRLHIEDSIRNSYVATFIDSASVARLATSKGLAPADIHTFFIQSRGNWRELKQFVEGLNSNNLHAGIAILKSLSEKDFHDFTAAILNNHLASLSNVAPASDIVEKFVWGVRVGREWITPWRSFLKQQLPASLQQQIRSNPIAAAEWIKKEVALDTVSNYYNVPLSPEAVFNHRVADRYSRNLLFVTICRTLDIPARFEPATRTPQYYSNGAWVDVQFEASRPATTARGTLTLTNPSKDKSFTPQYYPNYTIAKLENGQFTTLDYEGSSEVATFPATLSLEPGFYRVMTGNRANDGSVFCNIRYFNITANSKEECPIEIRPIVLGDQVLGKANMEATFSTLTKPSSNHKLADFQSDKGVVVAVIDPDKEPTKHLIEDMKAVKDRLDKWGGTIILTVRSGRLIPGFNPANYLGLPKNVVWGYDASGDVGNAIDLMCGNNGGAQAPQVSVINAKGEIVYYSEGYSIALGETILKNVTR